In Henningerozyma blattae CBS 6284 chromosome 7, complete genome, a single genomic region encodes these proteins:
- the TBLA0G03540 gene encoding uncharacterized protein (similar to Saccharomyces cerevisiae WWM1 (YFL010C); ancestral locus Anc_8.65) has protein sequence MTSEVPQVPYGWKAVYDDKYKRYFYVDLKTKASQWEAPRGTKWTREEAPPPSYTQTESQPQRMPQRTPQRMPQGIPQGMQQSAYQQPAYQQPMYQQPMYQQPMYQQPMYQQPMYQQPMYQQPVYQQPMYQQPAYQQPMYQQPMQGQMKSGKKSNGMMTGLLGAGAGLLAGSMLAHHEDREEVEAYEEGRFDGANYDGGDFDGGDFGGDDFGGDGW, from the coding sequence atgACCAGTGAAGTACCACAAGTTCCATATGGATGGAAGGCAGTTTACGATGATAAGTACAAGAGATATTTCTACGTTGATTTAAAGACTAAAGCATCACAATGGGAGGCACCAAGAGGAACTAAATGGACTAGAGAAGAGGCTCCACCACCTTCATATACACAGACAGAGTCTCAACCACAACGTATGCCACAACGTACTCCTCAAAGGATGCCTCAAGGCATACCTCAAGGCATGCAACAATCTGCATACCAACAACCTGCATACCAACAACCTATGTACCAACAACCTATGTACCAACAACCTATGTACCAACAACCTATGTACCAACAGCCCATGTATCAGCAGCCTATGTATCAACAACCAGTCTACCAACAACCAATGTACCAGCAACCTGCATACCAACAACCTATGTATCAACAACCCATGCAAGGACAAATGAAATCTGGTAAGAAAAGCAATGGTATGATGACAGGGTTATTAGGGGCAGGTGCCGGTTTGTTGGCCGGTTCTATGTTAGCACATCACGAAGATCGTGAAGAGGTTGAAGCATATGAGGAGGGTAGATTTGATGGTGCTAATTATGATGGCGGTGATTTTGATGGTGGTGATTTTGGTGGTGATGACTTCGGGGGAGATGGATGGTGA
- the IES1 gene encoding Ies1p (similar to Saccharomyces cerevisiae IES1 (YFL013C); ancestral locus Anc_8.64), producing the protein MANRVYDPIHDTFQENPNGKATATATATATAVASTTEDVNVQNSPSRFSNNISTSSTASTKSIRHLKKRDGEMFTRHDIQLNFMKELLKDEKRVFKNMYKEIFTNIVAPIPESQQPKGQPINVTEKGYDARMFVFKEYLTFSELYILTLASSTKGSKVLRDKLLQDQYSAFTTCVLALLVNFGKLNTTVNFFLEMTSQMRTFHSVPCLQIGITDPKSLQDTPRLKSMLKNIPIGNEHISLPYLYENYNIPGLKHQVMNPANLLLTIIHSSTLIDTQLIKPHLQGEITNFGIFDLLDNDKYDCQMRVNMILWIIYVHLETSLKEDEIKKAVKIFNDGKGAFEMTYAKSEDALSNDEKDVDTAEELEYGERQFSKRRQFLRTRGEQSILGESEMPVVAATTSTNEQDTTTTTTNANERETMSENNTHKVSVVGGGGGGDLEGMGDDAKNVGATKEGVAKDASDTKRTKEKEKDSASATGTGTGNGTGHDTKQTPGGDDTKHSNSNNEDGSGGGSEYEGSVLAREDIEDTLTRWAEYDAHKPVAREGSGTGAPWTQEECRAALERARAIARRRRQANGLLHVYAEYEDAPLATGVGVRGRKRRRYRDHVLGFETDFLRVLGVAKRVWAKHVEQEGGEYFVL; encoded by the coding sequence ATGGCTAATCGAGTGTATGACCCTATTCATGATACTTTTCAAGAAAATCCGAATGGAAAGGCAACTGCAACTGCAACTGCAACTGCAACTGCAGTTGCAAGTACGACTGAAGATGTGAATGTGCAAAATAGTCCGTCTAGgtttagtaataatataagCACGAGTTCGACGGCGAGTACGAAATCGATCCGtcatttaaagaaaagagaTGGTGAGATGTTTACACGACATgatattcaattgaatttcatgaaagaattgttaaaagatgaaaaacGTGTGTTTAAAAACATGTACAAGGAGATCTTCACCAACATTGTGGCTCCGATCCCTGAATCACAGCAGCCCAAGGGCCAACCGATCAATGTTACTGAAAAGGGGTATGACGCCAGAATGTttgtatttaaagaataCTTGACGTTTTCCGAATTATATATCTTGACTTTAGCGTCATCCACAAAGGGTTCCAAAGTGTTGAGAGACAAGCTATTACAAGATCAATATAGTGCATTTACCACATGTGTTTTAGCATTGTTGGTAAATTTTGGTAAATTGAACACCACGGtgaattttttcttggaGATGACTTCACAAATGAGAACATTCCATTCTGTGCCTTGTTTGCAGATTGGTATCACTGATCCCAAATCATTGCAAGATACACCTCGGTTAAAATCAATGTTGAAAAACATACCGATTGGTAACGAACATATCTCACTACCTTATTTGTATGagaattataatatacCCGGGTTGAAACATCAAGTGATGAACCCAGcaaatttattactaaCAATCATCCATAGTTCTACATTGATTGATACACAATTGATCAAGCCACATTTACAAGGAGAAATTACCAATTTTGGGATATTCGATCTATTGGACAATGACAAGTATGATTGTCAGATGAGAGTGAATATGATTCTTTGGATCATCTATGTTCATTTGGAGACCTCGTTgaaagaagatgaaatcAAGAAAGCGGTTAAGATATTTAATGATGGTAAGGGCGCGTTTGAAATGACGTATGCCAAGTCAGAAGATGCCTTGagtaatgatgaaaaagatGTGGACACTGCAGAAGAATTGGAATATGGAGAACGACAATTCAGCAAAAGACGACAGTTTCTAAGGACTCGTGGTGAACAGAGTATATTGGGAGAATCGGAAATGCCTGTAGTGGCTGCTACTACTAGTACGAATGAACAAgacaccaccaccaccacgACAAATGCTAATGAGAGAGAAACTATGtcagaaaataatactCACAAGGTTTCAGTAgttggtggtggtggtggtggtgaCCTGGAAGGTATGGGAGATGATGCGAAGAATGTTGGCGCCACAAAAGAAGGCGTCGCAAAAGACGCGTCTGACAcaaaaagaacaaaagaaaaggaaaaagacAGTGCCAGTGCAACTGGCACTGGCACTGGCAATGGCACTGGCCACGACACAAAACAGACCCCAGGTGGCGACGACACAAAACAtagcaacagcaacaacgAGGACGGTAGCGGCGGCGGCTCAGAGTATGAAGGCAGCGTGCTGGCACGTGAAGATATAGAAGACACATTAACTCGCTGGGCAGAATATGATGCTCATAAACCTGTGGCTCGTGAAGGAAGTGGCACAGGCGCACCATGGACACAAGAAGAATGTCGAGCAGCTTTGGAACGGGCACGTGCGATTGCCCGTCGGAGACGACAAGCTAATGGCCTGTTGCACGTATATGCAGAATATGAAGATGCTCCTTTGGCTACGGGAGTCGGTGTGCGTGGACGTAAACGTAGACGGTACCGTGATCATGTCCTGGGCTTTGAGACTGATTTTCTACGAGTACTAGGTGTGGCAAAGAGAGTGTGGGCCAAGCATGTGGAACAAGAGGGAGGAGAGTATTTTGTGTTGTAA